A region from the Salidesulfovibrio onnuriiensis genome encodes:
- a CDS encoding M48 family metallopeptidase has translation MTDLPLTIKEHPRARNVLVKLVPGRGLEVVVPKGFDRGRVPEVLARKQGWILRTRARMEREGILLAPSLDLPESLEFLALGVTRTVNLVHRAGKIVLRENAGNLLLAGDMDQREEAIAALRKYVAAQARQHLPPLLAATAQRLGLDYAGTRIRTQKTRWGSCSARGTISLNAKLLFLPPQLVEQLFVHELCHRRHLNHSPAFWNLVASFQPDYARLEDELKNGSRHVPAWIL, from the coding sequence GTGACCGACCTGCCCCTGACCATCAAGGAACACCCCCGGGCCCGCAACGTGCTGGTGAAGCTCGTGCCGGGACGTGGCCTGGAAGTGGTGGTGCCCAAGGGTTTCGACCGGGGCCGGGTGCCGGAGGTGCTGGCCCGCAAGCAGGGCTGGATCCTGCGCACGCGCGCACGCATGGAGCGGGAGGGCATCCTGCTCGCCCCCAGCCTGGATCTGCCCGAGTCCCTGGAATTCCTGGCCCTGGGCGTGACGCGCACCGTGAACCTCGTGCACCGCGCGGGAAAAATCGTCCTGCGGGAAAATGCCGGAAATCTCCTGCTGGCCGGGGACATGGACCAGCGCGAGGAGGCTATCGCCGCCCTGAGAAAATACGTGGCCGCGCAGGCCCGCCAGCACCTGCCCCCCCTGCTGGCCGCAACGGCCCAGCGCCTGGGCCTGGACTACGCGGGAACGCGCATCCGCACCCAGAAGACCCGCTGGGGCAGCTGTTCGGCGCGGGGCACCATCAGCCTCAACGCCAAGCTGCTCTTCCTGCCCCCGCAACTGGTGGAACAACTCTTCGTGCATGAGCTCTGCCACCGCAGACACCTGAACCACTCCCCCGCCTTCTGGAACCTGGTGGCCTCGTTCCAGCCCGACTACGCCCGGCTGGAGGACGAGCTCAAGAACGGCTCCCGCCACGTTCCCGCCTGGATCCTGTAA
- a CDS encoding AMIN domain-containing protein — protein sequence MKLTSARMILILLLVLCGTGVLLLSQENIVVGEGGGNVVRMPVDTRIIELEDPAEAPKLVEEEKKGRAAEAAAPESKPESASQPKPAPQPKPEPKPVKQAEPAKKPTPAPEKQAESKAPAAVGGSITKLDLQATADGAFSVHARGDAPLGKVTYLWLKGPDRLVIDLVGTWRLRTRNVVRLEQGVVKHMVAGEHKDRLRLVVHFRTPPAGMKKPVIQVNGASATVTVSPK from the coding sequence ATGAAATTAACCTCGGCCCGAATGATTCTGATCCTTTTGCTTGTGCTGTGCGGCACAGGCGTCCTGCTTCTTTCCCAGGAGAATATCGTCGTGGGAGAGGGCGGCGGCAATGTGGTGCGCATGCCCGTGGATACCAGGATCATCGAACTCGAGGATCCGGCCGAGGCCCCCAAGCTGGTGGAGGAGGAGAAAAAGGGCCGGGCCGCCGAAGCGGCAGCGCCCGAGTCCAAGCCTGAATCGGCTTCCCAGCCCAAACCCGCACCGCAGCCCAAGCCCGAGCCGAAACCGGTGAAACAGGCCGAGCCCGCAAAGAAGCCGACCCCCGCGCCCGAGAAGCAGGCCGAGAGCAAGGCCCCGGCCGCAGTGGGCGGCTCCATCACCAAGCTGGATTTGCAGGCCACGGCCGACGGCGCGTTTTCCGTGCACGCCCGGGGCGACGCGCCCCTGGGCAAGGTCACCTACCTGTGGCTCAAGGGCCCGGACCGTCTGGTGATCGACCTGGTGGGCACATGGCGGCTGCGCACCCGCAATGTGGTTCGCCTCGAACAGGGCGTGGTCAAGCACATGGTTGCGGGCGAGCACAAGGACCGGCTGCGGCTGGTGGTTCATTTCCGCACCCCGCCCGCGGGCATGAAAAAGCCGGTCATCCAGGTGAACGGCGCTTCCGCCACGGTCACGGTTTCACCCAAGTAG
- a CDS encoding glycosyltransferase, with protein sequence MRVLMLAVNDPAGTGIQFCKAVNRHSPHSCRIATLETRYTHGWETDLHLPDLDEAGVEELGDLLRECDILHFHMTCDERQPFGPYVPADFLAGKEVVHHHHGHHDFRSDPDRFRRKYADLGRTNLLVSTPDLLKLLPEAFWLPNLVPVDEPLFSPLERDHGGPLRVAHSPTRKDLKNTDEFLEAVRILESRGAALEVDLIDDVPNTECLARKRACHVLFDHMQGYYGVSSLEGLSQGLAVIAGLDDWNRREIEAFTGTDDLPWVVARNRDELVRQLSLLAEDRELCAAQGRKGRRFMEERWSDRIVAGRLIDFWNNCR encoded by the coding sequence ATGCGCGTCCTCATGCTGGCCGTCAACGATCCGGCCGGGACCGGCATCCAGTTCTGCAAGGCGGTCAACCGCCACAGCCCCCATTCCTGCCGCATCGCCACCCTGGAGACCCGCTACACCCACGGCTGGGAAACCGACCTGCACCTGCCCGACCTGGACGAGGCCGGGGTCGAGGAGCTGGGCGACCTGCTGCGGGAGTGCGATATCCTGCATTTCCACATGACCTGCGATGAGCGCCAGCCGTTTGGGCCCTATGTCCCGGCGGATTTCCTGGCGGGCAAGGAGGTGGTGCACCACCACCACGGGCACCATGATTTCCGCTCAGACCCGGACCGGTTCCGCCGCAAGTACGCGGACCTGGGGCGCACCAACCTGCTGGTGAGCACCCCGGACCTTTTGAAACTGCTGCCCGAGGCCTTCTGGCTGCCCAACCTGGTCCCCGTTGACGAACCCCTGTTCTCGCCCCTGGAGCGGGACCACGGCGGTCCCCTGCGGGTGGCCCATTCTCCCACGCGCAAGGACCTCAAGAACACCGACGAATTCCTGGAGGCGGTCCGTATCCTGGAAAGCCGGGGCGCGGCCCTGGAGGTGGACCTCATCGACGACGTTCCCAACACCGAATGCCTGGCCCGCAAGCGCGCCTGCCACGTGCTCTTCGACCACATGCAGGGCTATTACGGGGTCAGCAGCCTGGAGGGGCTCAGCCAGGGATTGGCGGTCATCGCCGGGCTCGACGACTGGAACCGGCGGGAAATCGAGGCGTTCACGGGCACGGACGACCTGCCCTGGGTGGTGGCCCGCAACCGCGACGAACTGGTCCGGCAACTCTCCCTGCTGGCGGAGGACAGGGAGCTGTGCGCCGCGCAGGGGCGCAAGGGCCGCCGGTTCATGGAAGAGCGCTGGTCCGACCGCATCGTCGCCGGGCGGCTCATTGATTTCTGGAATAATTGCCGCTAG
- a CDS encoding HD-GYP domain-containing protein, producing the protein MPTKESAAKDTASKAPQSHGDLHPVYPSMLLPERCGDFELYLAQGESMVLYASRGELFTPSHRERLAERGVERLYVRASEKEVFERFVQDNLGDVLADETIPVEERSSAWFDVTTSLAREAFDRNLPKSLNNVRFSRIKKILRESLPFFGRPEVLKSLSQFVAEGREFYHHGIGVMVLTAGVMNTIANEDTEHLVGVCSGALLHDVGKLTLPEHVFESHPDKLSAGDRELMQSHPVMGVSQCASVQLPQEALHCVLFHHEREDGSGYPSQAPGDVIPLCAKVVGMCDEYENLIRSKPWHEAFTPFEALSRIKEKSGMYDRDLLKRLILVLSRAEIM; encoded by the coding sequence GTGCCTACAAAAGAATCCGCCGCCAAGGACACGGCCTCCAAGGCCCCCCAGTCCCATGGCGATCTGCATCCAGTGTATCCGAGCATGCTGCTGCCCGAACGGTGCGGCGACTTCGAGCTGTACCTGGCCCAGGGCGAATCCATGGTCCTGTACGCCAGCCGAGGCGAATTGTTCACGCCCAGCCACCGGGAACGCCTGGCCGAGCGGGGCGTGGAGCGCCTCTATGTGCGCGCCTCGGAAAAGGAGGTCTTCGAGCGCTTTGTGCAGGACAACCTGGGCGACGTGCTGGCCGACGAGACCATTCCCGTGGAGGAACGTTCCTCGGCCTGGTTCGACGTGACCACCTCCCTGGCCCGCGAGGCCTTTGACCGCAATCTTCCGAAATCGCTGAACAACGTGCGCTTTTCACGTATCAAGAAGATCCTGCGGGAAAGCCTGCCCTTTTTCGGCCGGCCCGAGGTGCTCAAGAGCCTGTCCCAGTTCGTGGCCGAGGGCCGCGAATTCTACCACCACGGCATCGGGGTCATGGTGCTCACGGCCGGGGTCATGAACACCATAGCCAACGAGGACACCGAGCATCTGGTGGGCGTCTGTTCCGGCGCGCTGCTGCACGACGTGGGCAAGCTGACCCTGCCCGAGCATGTCTTCGAGAGCCATCCGGACAAGCTTTCCGCCGGGGACCGCGAGCTCATGCAGTCCCACCCGGTCATGGGCGTGAGCCAGTGCGCCTCGGTGCAGCTCCCCCAGGAAGCCCTGCACTGCGTGCTTTTCCATCACGAGCGGGAGGACGGTTCCGGCTATCCCTCCCAGGCTCCGGGCGACGTCATTCCCCTGTGCGCCAAGGTGGTGGGCATGTGCGACGAATACGAGAACCTGATCCGGTCCAAGCCGTGGCACGAGGCCTTCACCCCGTTCGAGGCCCTTTCCCGGATCAAGGAAAAGAGCGGCATGTACGACCGCGATCTTTTGAAGCGCCTCATCCTGGTGCTTTCCAGGGCCGAGATCATGTAG
- a CDS encoding PLP-dependent aminotransferase family protein has protein sequence METEGPLYKELADSIERDVCSGRLCPGQKLPTHRDLADALGINVSTVTRGYREAERRGLVAGTVGRGTYVASDATTASAMVSVEPLAPGLAEMGLVTPLYEHDPDASEALLRLGRRKDLARFLKYTDPAGLRTHREAGVQWAAHYGLKATPEDMVVCAGSQHALSCSLNALFAPGQRIATDSLTYPGIKSLASMNGLRLAPIPMDEQGMTPEGLDTACRRDDIHGLYLMPDFHNPTALSMPESRRDALAEVALRHNLLLMEDDAYALTCERPGRPMAARMPDRSVHFSGVSKGFWAGLRVAFLTAAKPLRRKIVEAVLNTIWMAPTLNAELVSMWIADGTAEKVLQAKKREAAARMDIAREVLPRGAVHGQPSGFFIWLELPEPWTGTRFEARAREAGINLFCAEKFVVGDAPAPRAVRLSLTGARTHGDLRAGLEKLRDVMDGNYAETVPML, from the coding sequence ATGGAGACAGAGGGGCCGCTCTACAAGGAGCTGGCGGACAGCATCGAGCGGGACGTGTGTTCGGGCAGGCTCTGCCCGGGCCAGAAGCTGCCCACGCACCGGGATCTGGCCGACGCGCTGGGCATCAATGTTTCCACGGTCACCCGGGGCTACCGCGAGGCCGAGCGCCGCGGGCTGGTGGCGGGCACCGTGGGCCGGGGCACCTACGTGGCCTCGGACGCCACCACGGCCTCGGCCATGGTTTCCGTGGAGCCGCTTGCTCCCGGGCTCGCGGAAATGGGCCTGGTGACGCCGCTCTACGAGCACGACCCGGACGCCTCCGAGGCCCTGCTCCGGCTGGGCAGGCGCAAGGATCTGGCCCGGTTCCTCAAGTACACGGACCCGGCCGGGCTGCGGACCCACCGCGAGGCAGGGGTGCAGTGGGCCGCGCACTACGGGCTGAAGGCCACGCCCGAGGACATGGTGGTTTGCGCAGGGTCCCAACACGCGCTCTCCTGCAGCCTGAACGCCCTTTTCGCGCCGGGCCAGCGCATTGCCACGGACAGCCTGACCTATCCGGGCATCAAGTCCCTGGCCTCCATGAACGGCCTGCGGCTGGCCCCCATCCCCATGGACGAACAGGGCATGACCCCGGAGGGGCTGGACACGGCCTGCCGCCGGGACGACATCCACGGGCTGTATCTCATGCCGGACTTCCACAACCCCACCGCCCTTTCCATGCCGGAAAGCCGCAGGGACGCCCTGGCCGAAGTGGCCCTGCGCCACAATCTGCTGCTCATGGAGGACGACGCCTACGCCCTGACCTGCGAGCGTCCCGGCAGGCCCATGGCCGCGCGCATGCCCGATCGTTCCGTACACTTTTCCGGTGTTTCCAAGGGGTTCTGGGCCGGGCTGCGGGTGGCATTCCTCACTGCGGCCAAGCCCCTGCGCCGCAAGATCGTGGAGGCGGTGCTGAACACTATCTGGATGGCCCCGACCCTCAACGCCGAGCTGGTGTCCATGTGGATCGCGGACGGCACGGCCGAAAAGGTGCTCCAGGCCAAGAAACGGGAGGCCGCGGCGCGCATGGACATCGCCCGGGAAGTCCTGCCGCGGGGGGCCGTGCATGGCCAGCCCTCGGGATTCTTCATCTGGCTGGAACTGCCCGAGCCCTGGACCGGCACCCGTTTCGAGGCACGGGCGCGGGAGGCGGGCATCAATCTTTTCTGCGCGGAGAAATTCGTGGTGGGCGACGCCCCTGCCCCACGCGCCGTGCGTCTGTCCCTGACCGGGGCCCGAACCCACGGCGACCTGCGGGCCGGACTGGAAAAGCTGCGGGATGTCATGGACGGGAATTACGCGGAGACAGTCCCCATGCTCTAG
- a CDS encoding MFS transporter, with amino-acid sequence MNAEHRSRNMYLFLFVLVVVSTVAFQGWRILLNNFAVEEGGFSGLDMGIVQSVREVPGFLALLAVYLLLLVREHRLAALSVMILGAGVAAAGLFPSVWGIAATTLVMSFGFHYFETMNQSLTLQYFDKAETPLVLGRLRSVMALTNILVGGAVYVLARWMGFEELFALMGGVAVVGGLWALTRDPTSKNLPPQHKKMILRSRYWLFYVLTFLAGARRQIFVAFAVFLLVQKFQYSVQDIIVLFVCNNVINYFANPLIARAVNRFGERKVLSLEYLSLVAVFTAYAFTDSAWVAGGLYVADNIVFNFSMAIKTFYQKIADPRDIASGMAVGFTINHIAAVVVPFMGGLAWMADYRIVFLGAVVLSLASLVCVQFMDGQLRSLSRD; translated from the coding sequence ATGAACGCAGAACACCGCAGCCGCAACATGTACCTGTTCCTGTTTGTCCTGGTGGTGGTATCTACCGTGGCCTTCCAGGGCTGGCGCATTCTTCTGAACAATTTCGCAGTGGAGGAGGGCGGTTTCTCCGGCCTGGACATGGGCATTGTCCAGTCCGTGCGCGAGGTGCCGGGCTTCCTGGCCCTGCTGGCCGTGTACCTGCTTCTGCTGGTGCGCGAGCACCGGCTGGCCGCGCTCTCGGTCATGATCCTCGGGGCCGGGGTCGCCGCCGCAGGGCTGTTCCCCTCTGTCTGGGGCATCGCCGCCACCACTTTGGTCATGAGCTTCGGGTTCCACTACTTCGAGACCATGAACCAGTCCCTGACCCTGCAGTATTTCGACAAGGCCGAGACTCCTCTGGTGCTGGGCCGCCTGCGCAGCGTCATGGCCCTGACCAACATCCTGGTGGGCGGCGCGGTCTATGTGCTGGCCCGCTGGATGGGCTTTGAAGAGCTGTTCGCCCTCATGGGCGGGGTGGCCGTGGTGGGCGGGCTGTGGGCCCTGACCCGGGACCCCACCAGCAAGAACCTGCCGCCGCAGCACAAGAAGATGATCCTGCGTTCGCGCTACTGGCTCTTCTATGTGCTGACCTTCCTGGCCGGGGCGCGCCGCCAGATCTTCGTGGCTTTTGCCGTGTTCCTGCTGGTGCAGAAGTTCCAGTACTCGGTGCAGGACATTATCGTGCTTTTCGTGTGCAATAACGTCATCAATTATTTCGCCAACCCGCTCATCGCCCGGGCCGTGAACCGCTTCGGCGAGCGCAAGGTCCTTTCCTTGGAATACCTGAGCCTGGTGGCGGTGTTCACTGCCTATGCCTTCACGGACAGCGCCTGGGTGGCGGGCGGCCTCTACGTGGCCGACAACATCGTCTTCAACTTTTCCATGGCCATCAAGACCTTCTACCAGAAGATCGCCGACCCCCGGGACATTGCCTCGGGCATGGCCGTGGGATTCACCATCAACCATATTGCCGCGGTTGTCGTGCCCTTCATGGGCGGTCTGGCCTGGATGGCCGACTACCGCATCGTTTTCCTGGGCGCGGTGGTGCTCAGCCTGGCCTCCCTGGTGTGCGTCCAGTTCATGGACGGGCAGCTGCGGTCACTCTCACGGGATTGA
- a CDS encoding DMT family transporter yields MLSFSPGARSMLAAAVCFSLGALFIKLAGVRLPPMEILFARSVVGILYCTILLRRQGANILGEQKRWFLLLRGLLGFSALFCTFYSFVHLPLADATVIVFAHPVFVALFAAIILKEHLGGRGTVCVLTAICGVLLVAKPSFLFGHSSALDPFAVTVALAAAVLSACAIITVRFLSKHVHALTIILYPTLVVAALGPVLDGGNWLMPQGREWALLLAVGLVMNMGQHFMTVAYRQERAAIIAAIGYLEIPLAALFGTLFLSEIPDLWTCAGAALVVLGTLALGGGKKGS; encoded by the coding sequence ATGCTTTCATTCTCTCCCGGAGCCCGTTCCATGCTCGCGGCCGCCGTGTGCTTCAGCCTCGGCGCCCTGTTCATCAAGCTGGCCGGCGTACGCCTGCCGCCCATGGAAATCCTCTTTGCCCGCTCCGTGGTGGGCATCCTCTACTGCACCATCCTGCTGCGCCGCCAGGGGGCAAACATTCTGGGAGAGCAGAAACGCTGGTTCCTGCTGCTGCGCGGCCTGCTGGGGTTCAGCGCCCTGTTCTGCACCTTCTATTCCTTCGTGCACCTGCCCCTGGCCGACGCCACGGTCATCGTCTTCGCCCACCCCGTGTTCGTGGCCCTGTTCGCCGCGATCATCCTCAAGGAGCACCTGGGCGGCAGGGGCACGGTCTGCGTGCTCACGGCCATCTGCGGCGTGCTGCTGGTGGCCAAGCCGTCGTTTCTCTTCGGACATTCCTCGGCCCTGGACCCGTTCGCGGTCACGGTGGCCCTGGCCGCCGCCGTGCTTTCGGCCTGCGCCATCATCACGGTCCGCTTTCTTTCCAAGCACGTGCACGCCCTGACCATCATCCTCTACCCCACCCTGGTGGTGGCGGCGCTCGGACCGGTGCTGGACGGAGGCAACTGGCTCATGCCCCAGGGCAGGGAATGGGCGCTCCTGCTGGCCGTGGGGCTGGTCATGAACATGGGCCAGCATTTCATGACCGTGGCCTACAGGCAGGAACGCGCCGCGATCATCGCGGCCATAGGCTACCTGGAAATACCGCTGGCCGCGCTCTTCGGGACCCTGTTCCTCAGCGAGATCCCGGACCTGTGGACCTGCGCCGGGGCGGCACTGGTGGTGCTGGGCACCCTGGCCCTGGGCGGCGGCAAAAAGGGCTCGTGA
- the budA gene encoding acetolactate decarboxylase, with the protein MTTRRAPFFLSLFIVFLFALPARAGDQVYQYSTIDALLAGLYDGHLTMDKLVAQGGFGLGTLNTLDGELVVLDGVPYHVKAGGKATVAPGTARTPFAVVADFDEDTILKLDSVQNLEAMNKALEEGLPSRNAFYAIRLDGRFSLVKARAIPGQKKPYRPLAELVKRQVIVKFTNVEGTLVGFWSPAFVKGVNVPGFHWHFLTKDRTRGGHVLDCAFKGLVARVDELRQLKLVLPQGKEFDAVDLVPDRGAELDAVEKNPAKKQ; encoded by the coding sequence ATGACCACAAGGCGCGCACCCTTTTTCCTTTCCCTGTTCATCGTCTTCCTGTTTGCGCTCCCGGCCCGCGCCGGGGACCAGGTCTACCAGTATTCCACCATCGACGCCCTGCTGGCCGGGCTCTACGACGGCCACCTGACCATGGACAAGCTGGTGGCGCAGGGCGGATTCGGCCTGGGAACGCTCAACACCCTGGACGGCGAGCTGGTGGTGCTGGACGGCGTTCCCTACCACGTCAAGGCCGGGGGCAAGGCCACCGTGGCCCCGGGAACCGCCCGGACGCCCTTTGCCGTGGTCGCGGATTTCGACGAGGACACCATCCTCAAGCTCGACTCGGTCCAGAACCTCGAGGCCATGAACAAGGCCCTGGAGGAAGGGCTGCCCTCGCGCAACGCATTTTACGCCATCCGGCTGGACGGACGCTTTTCCCTGGTCAAGGCCCGGGCCATTCCCGGCCAGAAAAAGCCCTATCGGCCGCTGGCCGAGCTGGTGAAGCGCCAGGTCATCGTCAAGTTCACCAACGTGGAGGGCACCCTGGTGGGCTTCTGGTCGCCCGCCTTTGTGAAGGGCGTCAACGTGCCCGGATTCCACTGGCATTTCCTGACCAAGGACCGCACCCGGGGTGGCCATGTGCTGGACTGCGCGTTCAAGGGGCTGGTGGCCCGCGTGGACGAGCTGCGCCAGCTCAAGCTGGTCCTGCCCCAGGGCAAGGAATTCGATGCGGTGGACCTCGTCCCCGACAGGGGGGCCGAGCTCGATGCCGTGGAAAAGAACCCGGCGAAAAAACAATAA
- a CDS encoding DUF523 domain-containing protein — MSTDKRYVVSACLAGVYCRYNGEQRETPEVIRLVEQGRALPVCPEQLGGLPTPRPPLERRGDRVVDKNGNDATGEFERGAREALRLARMAGCTAAVLQARSPSCGFGRIYDGTFSGALIPGDGVFAALCREAGLELLAPEDL; from the coding sequence ATGTCCACAGATAAACGGTACGTGGTCAGCGCCTGCCTGGCGGGCGTGTACTGCCGCTACAACGGCGAACAAAGGGAAACCCCGGAAGTGATCCGGCTGGTGGAGCAGGGGCGGGCCCTGCCGGTCTGCCCGGAGCAGCTGGGCGGCCTGCCCACGCCGCGCCCGCCCCTGGAGCGCAGGGGAGACCGCGTGGTGGACAAGAACGGCAACGACGCCACCGGGGAATTCGAACGCGGAGCGCGCGAGGCGCTGCGGCTGGCTCGCATGGCCGGGTGCACCGCCGCCGTGCTCCAGGCCCGGTCGCCCTCCTGCGGGTTCGGCCGCATCTACGACGGCACCTTCAGCGGTGCCCTGATTCCCGGGGATGGCGTGTTCGCGGCCCTGTGCCGGGAAGCGGGCCTGGAACTGCTGGCCCCGGAAGACCTGTAG
- a CDS encoding RidA family protein, with amino-acid sequence MSSITRMQVTDRMSRIVVHNNTVYLCGQVGLDEPTAAGQAESMLGKVDALLEEAGSDREHMLSATVYLRDMKDFAEFNKVWDAWVVPGTQPARACVEARMARPELLCEVSVVAALKG; translated from the coding sequence ATGAGTTCCATTACCCGCATGCAGGTCACGGACCGCATGAGCCGTATCGTCGTTCACAACAACACCGTGTACCTGTGTGGGCAGGTGGGTCTTGACGAACCCACCGCGGCCGGGCAGGCCGAAAGCATGCTGGGCAAGGTGGACGCCCTGCTGGAGGAAGCCGGCAGCGACCGCGAGCACATGCTCTCGGCCACCGTGTATCTGCGCGACATGAAGGACTTCGCCGAGTTCAACAAGGTCTGGGACGCCTGGGTGGTGCCCGGGACCCAGCCGGCGCGCGCCTGTGTGGAGGCCCGCATGGCCCGGCCCGAACTGCTGTGCGAGGTCTCGGTGGTCGCGGCGCTCAAGGGATAA
- a CDS encoding LysE family translocator, whose product MFTMPFILFVIAMTGTPGPGNLTLMAIGQATGFRSALPFLAGTTSGFFCLNLAVGFGLGELFVASPALNAVMKVLGTAYILYLAWKVVRLNIDAPEMARQFLFRDGALIHPFSPKSWAMSVVGFSQFSDPAAPLLPQVVAFVCIFFVFQLSFHCLWCAAGVWLVRLLRSVRIRVAVNCTVALLMVGATMHALLL is encoded by the coding sequence ATGTTCACGATGCCCTTTATCCTTTTTGTTATCGCCATGACCGGCACGCCCGGTCCCGGCAACCTGACTCTCATGGCCATCGGCCAGGCCACCGGTTTTCGTAGCGCCCTGCCGTTTTTGGCCGGGACCACCTCCGGTTTCTTCTGTCTCAATCTGGCCGTGGGCTTCGGGCTGGGGGAGTTGTTCGTTGCCTCGCCCGCCCTGAACGCGGTCATGAAGGTGCTGGGCACGGCCTATATTCTGTATCTGGCCTGGAAGGTGGTGCGCCTGAACATCGACGCCCCGGAAATGGCTCGGCAATTCCTCTTTCGGGACGGCGCGCTCATTCATCCCTTCAGTCCCAAGAGCTGGGCCATGTCCGTCGTGGGCTTTTCCCAGTTCAGCGATCCCGCCGCACCGCTGTTGCCCCAGGTCGTGGCCTTTGTGTGCATCTTTTTCGTGTTCCAGCTTTCGTTTCACTGCCTGTGGTGCGCCGCCGGGGTCTGGCTGGTTCGTCTGTTGCGCTCGGTCCGTATTCGCGTGGCGGTCAATTGCACGGTGGCCCTGCTCATGGTGGGGGCCACCATGCACGCCCTTTTGCTGTAA
- a CDS encoding chemotaxis protein CheD encodes MHNRMKEYPRIFLQTGDCFLAVQPTLVTTVLGSCVAITMTHRERGIGTICHAFLPNSEETMRRGRDPQVCRFVNTAIENMLQGLTKLGISLGSLQVKVFGGASGIAVRRVEDSSYNIGRRNVEMAHKILHNWGLKIDSEDVGGNQGRKIHFLSSTGEIWMKRLTGEVSEAMARGEMPSGKKY; translated from the coding sequence ATGCATAACAGGATGAAGGAATATCCCCGGATTTTTCTCCAGACCGGGGACTGCTTTCTGGCCGTGCAGCCCACGCTGGTCACCACGGTGCTGGGCTCCTGCGTGGCCATCACCATGACCCACCGCGAACGGGGCATCGGCACCATCTGTCACGCCTTCCTGCCTAACAGCGAGGAAACCATGCGCCGGGGCCGCGATCCCCAGGTCTGCCGTTTCGTGAACACGGCCATCGAAAACATGCTTCAGGGCCTGACCAAGCTGGGGATTTCCCTGGGCTCCCTGCAGGTCAAGGTCTTCGGCGGGGCCTCGGGCATTGCCGTGCGCCGTGTGGAGGACAGCTCCTACAACATCGGGCGTCGCAATGTGGAAATGGCCCACAAGATCCTGCACAACTGGGGGCTGAAGATCGACAGCGAAGATGTGGGCGGCAACCAGGGACGCAAGATCCATTTCCTTTCCAGCACCGGCGAGATCTGGATGAAACGGCTCACGGGCGAGGTCTCCGAGGCCATGGCCCGGGGCGAAATGCCGTCCGGCAAAAAATACTAG
- a CDS encoding Hpt domain-containing protein — MAERFKVYVDPILEPIMPRYLELRHQEQAQLTAAIAAQDSGTVSTLGHRLKGSGASYGFKDLTEMGAELEQAGKDGDFARASQLAARVQEYLDNMELVYEGEL; from the coding sequence ATGGCGGAACGATTCAAGGTATATGTGGATCCGATTCTGGAGCCCATCATGCCGCGCTACCTGGAACTACGGCACCAGGAACAGGCCCAGCTGACCGCGGCCATCGCCGCGCAGGATTCCGGGACCGTGTCCACGCTGGGGCACCGGCTCAAGGGCTCGGGCGCCTCCTACGGGTTCAAGGATCTCACGGAAATGGGCGCCGAGCTGGAGCAGGCTGGCAAGGACGGCGACTTTGCCAGGGCCAGCCAGCTGGCCGCCCGCGTGCAGGAGTATCTGGACAACATGGAGCTGGTCTACGAGGGCGAGCTTTGA